A window of Streptomyces profundus genomic DNA:
CGTACAGGTGGACGCTGAAGTCGCTGCCGACGTTCGTCGGGGTCCAGGGACCCGGGTTGTCGAGCGAGGTGGCCAGGCCGCTCTGTGCGTCACCGGCGCTGCACAGCTTGCCGTCGGGGATCGCCGCCCAGTTCCCTGCCAGGTTCTCCCGGTACAGGCTCATCCAGTTCCACATGGTGTTGGGGTTGGCCTGGAACGCCTGCCAACACATGGGGTCTTCCTGCTCCATGGCCGGGTTCATGTGGTCGCTGCCCCAGCGGTCCCAGCAGCCGTAGGCGCGGCCGGCCGGGTCCACGATCGAGCCGTGCGCCTTGGCCGTGTCGCTCCACGGGCTCAGGAACAGCGCGATCAGGCCGATGATGGCCGCCAGCACCGGGGTGATCACGCGCAGGGTCCAGCGCCGTGTGGGGGTGTCTGCATACATCGTTGCGGTCTCCGTCTTCCGGAAGGGGGTGGGGAAGGTGATGCGTTTCCGGGTTGGGAGCGCTCCCAAATTCAACCGGACCTTACCCGCCGACACACCGCTGAAACAGACGGCAGGTCGGCGGGCCCTCCGCGCGGGCGCGCGAAGCCGCGCGACACCGGCGGCATGGTGCCCCGGGGCGCGTCGTGGGGATCCTCCCGGGCTCGCGACCCGGACCTCGTCCGGGGGACCCGACGGGCGAGCCGCCATCCGGAGCCCCGCGATCCACCGCGTCATGGGGGCACCTCCCAGCCGCCGGGCCGGGGGAGCCGCAGGCTGATCCGACAAGATCCCAACGACGTGCCCTAGAAAAAGCTGGACACGTCCTTCTCGGCGAGTACCTCGCCCTGGGCGTCGTAGGCGACCACCCGGAACTCGCCGGGGAAGCCCGGATGGCGGCCGGCGTCGAGGTAGTAGACGCCCCAGTCGGACTCCCCGGCCAGCTGTACCAGGGTGGCCGGAAGGGGGTCTCCCCACCCCTCGGGCTCGATCAGGATCCGCGCCGGCGTCTCGTCCAACCGCCAGGCCCCGTCGATCAGGAGGACGTCGCCGTCGTTGGCCTGGTAGCCGACGCTGACGCTGCGCGGCCCGAGGTTGTCGCCGAAGTGGCCCCTGGCCGCCGCCATGTCCTCGTCGAAGGACGCGGGGGAGGAGACCACGTAGTTCTGGTTGCCTTCGGGCAGCAGACCCATCACGAAGGCGTCGTTGATCGCCAGCCGTTCGTAGGGGCGTACCTCCCGGCGTTCGTCGTCGTCCGGGAACGGCGGCGACGTCCGGCCGGCCGGCGGCGCGGGGTCGGCGGAGCCAGGGCCGACGGGGGTCCAGGCCAGGCCGGCCGCCAGCCCGGCCGCCAGCACACCGGCCGACGCCGCGCCTGTCACCGCCAGCCGGCGGCGCCGCCTCCGGAGCGCCCGGCCCCGGCGGATCAGTTCGTCGACCGGTGCCGGCCCGACGTCCAACGCCTCGGCCGCCCCGCGTAGTTCGTCAGCGAAGTCCGGTTCGCTCTCCCGCTTCGGCACGGTCAGCCGCCTCCTTTCCCCTTGTCGGTGGCCGCAGGTCCACGACCGTCGGATCGGCGCGCAGCTTCTCCAGACCCCGCGCGGTTCGGCTGCGCACCGTTCCCACCCGGGTGCCGAGCAGCGCGGCGACCTCGGTCTCGCTGCGGTCCTCGACATAGCGCAGCACGACGGCGGCGCGCTGCCGAGGCGGGAGGC
This region includes:
- a CDS encoding lytic polysaccharide monooxygenase auxiliary activity family 9 protein — encoded protein: MYADTPTRRWTLRVITPVLAAIIGLIALFLSPWSDTAKAHGSIVDPAGRAYGCWDRWGSDHMNPAMEQEDPMCWQAFQANPNTMWNWMSLYRENLAGNWAAIPDGKLCSAGDAQSGLATSLDNPGPWTPTNVGSDFSVHLYDTASHGADFFEVYVTKQGYDPTTQALGWGDLELVETTGAYPPASDITFDVSAPGRSGHHIVYTIWQASHLDQTYFICSDVNFS